The following are encoded together in the Vigna unguiculata cultivar IT97K-499-35 chromosome 2, ASM411807v1, whole genome shotgun sequence genome:
- the LOC114170123 gene encoding transcription factor HHO2-like, with product MLPRKMGFREYIEALEEERRKIQVFPKELPLSLELVTQAIEGCRQQLSGTVTEYNLNGQSECSEQTSTDEGPVFEEFIPIKKRASQDSVEEEEEEEEEEENEDEDEQHSHHHKKTTSDKKKSDWLRSVQLWNPNPPPTKEDVPRKANVVEVKRNGGAFQPFQREEKSVVVNGKANNYAPAIGKAPSSPPVPATSSTGPVRIIDSKKEEKGQTQRKQRRCWSQELHKRFLHALQQLGGADSATPKQIRELMKVDGLTNDEVKSHLQKFRLHTRRSPIMHNNGNSQAAPLFLVGNIFVQPPEYGAVATSTASGGELTTVTAPTGIYTPVAAHPPPVTNTPIMNHSHSQERPNNNHSAQSNSPASSSSTHTITTTSYVP from the exons atgCTTCCCCGGAAAATGGGGTTCCGTGAGTACATCGAAGCATTggaggaagaaaggagaaaaattCAAGTTTTCCCCAAAGAGCTTCCTCTGTCGTTGGAGCTTGTCACGCAAG CAATTGAGGGGTGCAGGCAGCAATTGTCTGGAACGGTTACGGAGTACAATTTGAATGGTCAATCGGAGTGTTCGGAGCAGACATCAACGGATGAAGGACCTGTTTTTGAAGAGTTCATTCCTATTAAGAAAAGAGCGTCTCAAGATTCTgttgaagaagaggaagaagaagaagaagaagaagaaaatgaagatgaagatgagcAACATTCTCATCACCACAAAAAAACCACTTCTGATAAAAAGAAATCAGATTGGCTTAGATCCGTTCAGTTGTGGAATCCCAATCCCCCTCCTACCAAAGAG GATGTGCCCAGAAAAGCAAATGTTGTTGAAGTGAAGAGAAACGGTGGAGCTTTTCAACCGTTCCAAAGAGAGGAAAAAAGTGTTGTGGTTAACGGAAAGGCTAATAATTATGCACCAGCAATTGGTAAAGCACCGTCTTCACCACCAGTTCCTGCTACAAGTTCCACAGGACCAGTGAGAATAATAGACAGCAAAAAAGAGGAGAAAGGACAGACTCAGAGAAAGCAACGACGATGTTGGTCACAGGAATTGCACAAGCGATTCTTGCATGCCCTTCAGCAACTTGGTGGTGCAGATT CTGCCACGCCCAAACAGATCAGGGAGCTAATGAAGGTTGATGGCCTCACCAATGATGAAGTCAAAAGCCACTTGCAG AAATTTCGTCTGCATACGAGAAGAAGTCCCATAATGCACAACAACGGAAATTCACAAGCAGCACCTTTGTTTCTTGTGGGGAACATTTTTGTGCAGCCACCAGAATATGGTGCAGTGGCTACCTCAACAGCTTCTGGAGGAGAATTGACAACAGTTACTGCTCCAACTGGAATATACACACCTGTGGCTGCACATCCTCCACCTGTCACAAACACACCAATAATGAACCATTCACATTCTCAAGAAAGGCCT